In Miscanthus floridulus cultivar M001 chromosome 19, ASM1932011v1, whole genome shotgun sequence, the DNA window ACGGCTAGCAAAAGAGAAATCGTTGAAGTTTGTTAAAGAAAATTGACAATTTTGTATGTACTGTCTGTCTTGGGGATTATGTGTAATTATTGGCTGAAAATATGTACTTATTAATTATTACCAAAACAACCGTTTAGATAACATGGATTTACTTGAAAATATGAAATAATTGTGTATCCTTTGCAATATAAAACGAAAAGGCCATTCTGGTTCCAGGGAGGAAACATTCATTATTCGAGTTCCTTCAACAAATATTTTTGTGCTCCAAAGCACAAACGACACACTAAATTCATTGTTGCTCAATATTTGCAACTTTACCATGATGACATGACATTAATCCAGTGCCTTTCATCTTATACAAAACATCATAAATACAAAGCAAACATTTATGCCTATGATATTACAGGTAGCGGAGGTAGGACTATATTAATAGGAAGAATATGACGTCAAACGCTGACGACAGATGAGTGATTTATTTGCACAGAAGTGTATCCAAAATATCTCCGACGGAATCCGTACATTCACATGTAAATGTACTGACAACCATCATAACCTGCAGGACAATACAAAACAAcaataaaataagaaatttgattCATACTAGTATGTTTTGAAtaaaatgttttttttaaaaaaaattgctccTTGCCAAAAAAAGGCCTGGCCCATGCGTTATTCAGTTCAGGCCCACTTGAATACGCACTTCATGGGCCCAGACGGTTCACGGGCCTCGACCCATTCGTCCGGACATGTTTCAAATTCGCAACAGTGCAATGACACTCAAGCTGTTCCTGATGGGAATGAGCGAGAGGGGCTTACTCGGGTCTCTGGTGACGAGCATGGCGGCGCCGCCGAAGTCGCATGTCCCGCCGGCGACTCTGGTGCGCTGCCAGTAGCTGTTAAACGCGTAGGAGGCGTGCGCCATCAGCGTGTCCGGCAGGTAGCACGGCCCGCCTGGCGCCGCCATGCTGCAGTCCGCGCCCGACCCGCACGCGTAGTCCATCGCCGCCTGCACGaccgcgctcgccgccgccgggtTCGCGACGCACCACAGCCCCGGACGCGCACGCCCTGGCGGGGGCGCCGGGAACGCCACAGGCGGCAGAAAAAGCGGCGCCGGCTGGCTAATACTGCCCGGCGCGATGGACGGCGGGCCGGCAGGCGGGGACGCGCCGGGCGCGCTCGCCACCACCGGCGGCAGCGGGGCCGGCAAGGCAGGCTTTGCGGGGGGAGGGTACACGCAGTACGGCGGCGACGGAGGAACGTTGGCTGCTGGTGCTGGAGCTCCGCCGATCACGTCCTTGTATGGTGGCAACGACGGCGAGTTCACGATGTTGGGGTGCGAGTAATCCCTTGTCCTTGTCGAAGCATCCGCCCAATCTGTTGCCCATGAATTGCATGGGGACAAAGAAAATGAGAAACTAACAAGCATTCTTGTCACCATGAGAAACTATTGTATGATCGTGGACAATGCAGAACGAGATTTCGGCTCAGATTGAAACGCGTCAAAATTGCGAATGGACAATGCAATGCAAATAATGTGCACTTGTAGAGTGGAGCAGTTTACTGTTACCATATTGCATAAAGATGATGGGTGCTAGGATGAAGATGAAGCAGTTGTTGATCATGCTTAACCCCATGAGTTTGCCAAAAATTGTAAACGTGGGCTCCTGACGACAACGGAGGATGCATGGGAGAGTGTTATAGTGCTGGAAATTGATGGTGGACCAGGCGAACAGTATGAATTGGGAAGGCAAAGGGGAGGCAAGCAAGAATTCACCAGCTGCAAAGCTGCATGTGACTGAATTTTTTAATACTCCGGATGCGCATCAGTTGCAAATGTTTAGCTCTTTTCGCTGTTGATTTCGGCGCCTGCAGGGCTTGGATTATATTCCCCGGCCTTTTCTCCAGGCGAAGTTTTGGCACCTGTGCTTGCGTGGTCAAAGAGAAATTCAAGAAGCGGGAAATAAGAAAAGGAGAAAAGGGAAAAGCAGGGGAGAGACTTTGATCTTGCATGAGCTGTACTGGTCTTTTCTGTTGCTTTGGTTCCACTCCAGCAGAGACAACTGGCTGATCAGTGCCTGTTTAAGTGTATATTACCCACTCCGTGCCTGTTTAAGTTGTTTTTTTTAAGTATAACTGGATGtgtaaaaaaatattagcaacatttatatttccagataaatttattatgaaaaatgaTTCAAGGGTCTATCTATTgataatactaattatgcaatataatattaatattttcttgtatatatttaattaaatttagAAATATTTTATTTCTCGGAAAGCGAGAACGATATTTATTTTTGGGACGGAGAGGGTACATATTGTTCATGTGTGCACCTCTGGCTAATCCAAAAACAACTTCCAATAGAGTGATAATAGGGCTGGCCCAATACTTCAGTGATTATTGGAGGAGATACTTTAGCAGGTTACTAATAGCCCTTTCCAAATACGTATGGTCAAGAGCAGCTACACTCAACCCATGAACTTCAATTGTTTTGCGATTACAACGTACAACTCAGACACTCACAACGCACGAACACTCACGTCTATGAACGCACGCATGCAAACTCTACCCCTATGAGTATCTTCGAAGACTGGGTCAGCAAATCCTTGAGATATATTGATGAAGTCACCACAGGTGCTCGCCGTCGAAGGAAACATTGCCTACCATTGAAAGCATAAacgccgttaaatcctagaaaattcgctcccacggggagttgaACCCAGCACCCGATGTTCTATTGAGAACTTCGATCTTAACCTAGGTACACAGGTTCATTTTTGACCCTGCCTTATAAAAACCTCTAGCAAGTAGCTCACCATGTTCTTCGACATCGGTCCAGAAACATGTGACTATGGTCCCACATGTTACTCCCTCTGTTCTTTTTTACATGTCATGTtagttttgttctaagtcaaatatCACTATCTTTGACCATCTTTTCAAAAAAATCTTTATAGTTTCACAACatatgaattatatattatgaaaatatttgtTAGAGTGAATCTAGAAACATAAATCTTATATCATGAacttatattttttttgaaattgtTAGTCAAAATTAtaaatgtttgacttaggacaaagccaaTACGACATGTAATAAAAAATGAAGAGGGCACATgttactttttctttttttcctccttCCCTTCGCTCCCATTCTCCATGCACCTCCCCTTCCCGTTCCAATCCTATAACCTACCACCAGTCGACACTGTTTTGATGGTGCACGTCTCTGTCCTCTTAGACCACCCCATCCTAATGTGATTGTTATCCCACTCTACACACCTGCTCTGCTAATAGAGCCTCCTCGTCAAGCTCGCACCGACATGTAGCCTCGTCATAACAGTGCTTGAGTCAAGAGCTCCCACAACATGGATGCCTAGGTGGCTTGGACCACTGATGATGCCTATGGCGAGCCAAGTGGTGCCATGTTGGGGAAGAAGAGAGTAGAAGAGATGGTCGAGGTGAAGCTCGTGGGGGACAACCATCACTACACGAAATATGGGGATCTATGAAGACATGTTTACatcataaattctaaaaaaatcatCATAATAGTGGAACTTATGACATTTGTGTGACAAAAAATTATAGATGGTCGGCTAGAGCGGAGGCCCCCACGATGCCTTCTCTGCACTGCTAGACAATGATGGAGTGACAAGCGGACTGGCCCCCATGTCGTGCGTTCTAGCTATTCTCTATCGACTTATCGGACTGATAGGTCGTTGTGTGCCTTGTCTTATATGTTGGCATTGCAATGTTTAAGTCTGCCCCTAGAATGGTGTACGAATTTTCCCCATAGATTATGAGGCAACCTTGTAACGATCATAGGGATGTGTTAGAGATAGGAGTACCTGAGTAGAGTTCCAATAGTTCCAAGGGTTATATCCAAGAACGAAAGCTTGCGCTTCGAAATATCTGAGGTGAAATGTTTGCTACATGAAGCCAAGTAGGCCTATTGTATTCTATGGCATGACTATTTTGTTATAAGTTCCTTAAAGTGCATCATTTGTTTTGAGTAGGTTTTGGATTAACTAGGTGGAGTAGTCCATCAGAtgtatgaaagcatctaggcccctagttgggtttcggtgattaatgacaatacaagattactatgactaacgtgtgttttgcagaggcaattaagttaggtcatggtaatggagatcaattgggcaatcaaggtggtcatgcccctacgatggaaatcatttcggttttcaaaggatggacgacaaggttaaggataactagttctaagtgtcgattggagttgtagagacacttagagtagtttaggactttgtttttcctttggccatactattaaggggggtatggacgggtagcttgacctagatgagtctagtgagttaggtgtggtgcacacttgttaaaactagcactaggtagctctacaacagccctatgatcctttggagcaaactttattcacatatgatcgagagttggaagtgaatggagggtcaaatgctgaccggacgctggctccggtgcgaccggacgctggccgcagggtccggtcagttcattggatcaaggagattgcgtctggcgcgaccggacgctgagtggtcaagtgaccggacgctgagaggcagcgttcggtcgactccagtaaggttccagaagagtgaatctgcgaccagacgcgtccggtcaatactgatcggaccctaAGGATACATCATctggtcaagtacagtaagcatccagtgagggaaaAATGGTGTAGGacacgtggacgcctaagaggggggtgaattaggaaactcaaaattctaactccaaactatggcctctttttctacctctagcaaaacatatgcaaaagataatctatctagatgtgcaactacaattttgctagtgtgttgctatctctaccgcaaatgataataatatgatcaatgtaaatgtggaagcttaaagagtaaggtagagatatgcaaactcccgtcgacgactccggtatttttaccgaggtatcgagaagcgcgcaagcttccccctagtcctcgttggagcccctcgcaaggaatccctcgcaagggccaagctcctggtagggtaactctgtggatagcctcaggccttccccacgcgcgagtgggtctccgatgtgccttccggcaagcctctcccggatgctccccgccgtcttcactatcaagctttcagccgaaacgccgcgggtcttgttcccttcggtacacggtggcggctgcACCACAAGcacggttggtgcgatctcgcaagacttcaagcccctccgatgtacaactcttgtgctcgcaagcacgaggtggcaagaggtatgcaaacctcactaaacactaggcatacacctagagcaagcgcataagcggtggtctaatcaacctaagcacttcgcaaagcacctacgctaatcacctgatgaaacactaagcacttagcaagtggagatcactaaaatggtgtatcaacacccttggtatgtttcctcagctccacactactcaaatggccggttgggggttgtatttataagccccactgagaaagtagccgttggggtcgaactcccgcaattctgctactgaccggacgctgagatcgtcctgaccggacgcgtccgatcgtcccgaccattgcagccgcgaactaccgatcggacgctgccagcgtccggtcgcctgccaccggatgcgtccggtcgcagtttcgcgcgcctggaacctctttgtacttgatcggacgctgcgtttctacgtccggtcggttgccgccagtgtccggtcctcgcgtctggttgcctgtctaccgagccaccggtccagcgtccggtcgcgcttctagcgtccggtccagcgtccggtcgcctctacgagctcgtttctttgcgatcttgcgtacggcttggttcctatcttcatgcttggtctttgcttgatatcttgggtcttttcttgtgctcctaaggtctttcttaaggtgttgatcatcggatcatcacgtcgccttcgtccaagtcatgtcttgcaccctattgaactacaaaataaacacttgcaaattcattagtccaatttggttgtgttggtcatcaaacaccaaaatccaaagtaaatgggccaagggtccattttccttacaatctccccctttttggtgattgatgccaacatgaccaaagcaagcaaataaatataatttggaagttaaaaactacctacttgctaggttgcaatgcaaagggcaaggttatatgatactaattgacagataccaattaaaactttacttaaaagcatgTCTTGcacttgcaaatgtccccatgtgatattatggattaaagcctatctaaaaaaaattctcccattacttagactcatccataattcactttcctccctttctcggaccattaccacttgtagacatcaacttgatgcttgcctttgatccttcaaattctccccctttggcatcaaacaccgaaaaggaagacattagtagcacaagggagggtcaaatttcatgatcctttatataaagagtgaaatggatcacaaaatttgactctcacattatatagactaagctccccctaaaagtctgcatacatatggtggaaagcaaagcatatgcataattagcaatttattgcacaagagagtttaacctatataatgcatggagaaagcatataaaaaagaaatgtaatcaacatgatgatgccaattgaagaatgacgcttaactccgaggactccaatttccttacaatgagactactacacatgtgataggtttgaaaagttGATACCAtttaaaaagtgttagtctcaaagcatccaagttgtagaaatactccccctaaatatgtgcacacaaatatAGAATACattgtagaaatcatgcacattgattttagaataaaaaaataccacttgaaagatgacatctcatgaatgtgagaatcattttcaaaaagatatccgggagagattatctacaatttggactttggcacatattagatgaacaaaagtaagacaagctatgtgtcgtgcttgtaagcaattttaaaccatgtaggtttgcttcaaGGGTTGAAAAATGAGACCGAGCaatcctaccataagatatacctagtgtatgcatgataaaagatataagcatgcaaaagcaaacctaggcatgaaaagtaactagatgcttaaagataccaattgtaggaaaaactaattgcaagatgtaccaatttaaaagcaataacatctagttacctaacatgggaaggggaatttgggtccatagtattcactaacccacttggcaatgattttgtccatcatgatgcaccccatgaaatgcacccatactttgccaagtctccaaattccccgtggTCTGACGGACTTCTTACTTCcatttcgggatccaaaccttcttggtgctcttcatgttggaaatgatttcctttggcacccaaaagcgtttgatcccattgttggcttgcttgttcaccttgatggccactaccttgtcatttttcttcttcttcaagagataaggtgtggaggccttcttgtccaccttgttggtgtaggtgttggagagcttgcttgtttgctttttctccttcttctttgctcctcccccattcttcaccttgcattcataggacttgtggccttctttgtggcacacgtagcaaaccacgatttgtccttcatcaagcttcttcactcccttgatggtgttatcttgatgaagttgggtttgctttgatttgcctttcacttgagtcaagtccttggtgaggcgagctacttcttgcttgagttgctcattttcttttgcaacctcttgtgtgcatgtatctacaatcactttctcaacacaagcttggttgcacaatgGTGAGttaaaacataaatcattgcaagaggtagatgcatcctttttaattatgtcatttcttttagatgccttggtgggggtatttttgacggcctcaagattagcaactttatttgttagctcatcacaatgtttgcacatgatttccattttagcaagcaaactttgataatcattttgtgagctagctaacttttcttttaatttttcatttttcttttcaagttgcttatcattaattgtgcatgcacttgttgttgcactagcctcaagttgctcaattttagtagatagttcaacattgagatttgcaaagttttcatattgttcaagcaaattcttgtatgcttcttgtgaactacctagctcttcttttaaagttttgagcttcttttgttgactagtgcaaactttagcatatttaagattttgttgcacaattgtattgtaagaaggcaaatcatcatcactatcactctcactagaggatgagcttttgttacctcgtgccataaggcacacacgagaagagcttgatgatgagtgcttgtgacctcacctcttgtgatggt includes these proteins:
- the LOC136527682 gene encoding major pollen allergen Ole e 10-like, which gives rise to MGLSMINNCFIFILAPIIFMQYDWADASTRTRDYSHPNIVNSPSLPPYKDVIGGAPAPAANVPPSPPYCVYPPPAKPALPAPLPPVVASAPGASPPAGPPSIAPGSISQPAPLFLPPVAFPAPPPGRARPGLWCVANPAAASAVVQAAMDYACGSGADCSMAAPGGPCYLPDTLMAHASYAFNSYWQRTRVAGGTCDFGGAAMLVTRDPSYDGCQYIYM